One part of the Sulfolobus tengchongensis genome encodes these proteins:
- a CDS encoding uracil-DNA glycosylase codes for MALQDFISRLIACQRCPRLVEYRNNFPYDYWRKPVPPNGKIDAQIVIIGLAPAGHGGNRTGRMFTGDESSNNLATALYSVRLANQPFSVSKDDGLELYNVYITSVLKCAPPQNKPTRSEIMNCLTFLEEEIRMLENAKVYVALGKIAWDALIDVFRRLGYKVPNVKFSHGALIRVEKPDSKVVFLLGSYHPSPRNMKTRRLTMEMLIEIFKTAKMLASS; via the coding sequence ATGGCATTACAGGATTTTATATCAAGACTGATAGCGTGTCAAAGATGTCCTAGACTTGTAGAGTATAGGAATAATTTCCCATACGATTATTGGAGAAAACCAGTACCGCCTAATGGTAAGATAGATGCTCAGATAGTAATTATAGGCTTAGCTCCTGCCGGGCACGGGGGTAATCGAACTGGAAGGATGTTCACTGGTGATGAAAGCTCAAATAATTTAGCTACTGCTCTATATTCAGTGAGACTTGCAAATCAACCTTTCTCGGTTTCTAAAGATGATGGACTTGAACTGTATAACGTATATATAACTTCTGTATTAAAATGTGCACCTCCACAAAATAAGCCTACTAGGAGTGAGATAATGAATTGCCTTACGTTTTTAGAGGAAGAAATAAGAATGTTAGAGAACGCTAAAGTTTACGTTGCCTTGGGTAAAATTGCATGGGATGCTTTAATAGACGTTTTTAGGAGATTAGGCTATAAGGTTCCTAATGTTAAGTTCTCTCACGGAGCTTTAATAAGAGTTGAAAAACCGGATTCAAAAGTAGTTTTTCTGTTAGGTAGTTATCATCCTAGTCCACGAAATATGAAGACTAGGAGACTTACGATGGAGATGCTGATTGAGATATTTAAAACTGCTAAGATGCTTGCCTCATCATGA
- a CDS encoding carbonic anhydrase: protein MRLIISCMDRRLNSYIRKNYPNAVVIRNAGANVNSLINTLEKYKNNVDEVVLLPHTDCGAMKVVFSSLKEGKKLTSIVEESLVNQFSSKRFDSLSDLERLNLEIQSERLIRIFGNKVKAELIDVNKIDVPPTKDPYMVYLTKPSPPVELGSNVYVISADDKDIWDSLDIAIYGMRISRVVVNDPKLAEKVKSIYPSVTTSTSF, encoded by the coding sequence ATGAGACTGATTATATCCTGCATGGATAGGAGACTGAATTCCTATATTAGGAAAAATTATCCAAATGCAGTGGTTATTAGAAACGCTGGAGCTAATGTTAACTCTCTCATAAATACTCTCGAAAAATACAAGAATAATGTTGATGAAGTAGTACTGTTACCTCATACGGACTGTGGCGCAATGAAAGTTGTTTTTTCCTCACTGAAAGAGGGAAAGAAGTTGACTTCAATTGTTGAGGAAAGCCTAGTAAATCAGTTTAGCTCTAAAAGATTTGATTCTCTTTCTGACCTAGAAAGATTGAATTTAGAAATTCAAAGCGAAAGATTAATAAGGATATTTGGAAATAAGGTCAAAGCTGAGCTAATAGATGTAAATAAAATAGATGTTCCACCAACCAAAGATCCCTATATGGTCTATTTAACTAAACCCTCTCCACCAGTGGAATTGGGATCTAATGTTTACGTGATCTCAGCAGATGATAAGGACATTTGGGATAGTTTAGATATAGCAATATACGGGATGAGAATAAGTAGAGTTGTCGTTAATGATCCAAAATTAGCTGAAAAAGTAAAGAGTATCTACCCATCAGTGACAACATCTACTTCTTTTTAA
- a CDS encoding DUF433 domain-containing protein: MELPGYYYLVVYKDIHFGRPIIAGTLIRPENVLYELAKDRTYEEVSKVFYNQLNLKQIQECIMYAIDIMKILKYGKIKPKVPAKLKKKLGPTEYKYVDYKESRYDPKIKNYDVKVIDVLNKLYEGKEISQVAEELGIPKEAVIESILYSASVVDDFHLSLSSFNDPASVIVDAFNCIKKK; this comes from the coding sequence ATGGAATTACCGGGATATTATTATCTTGTCGTGTATAAGGATATTCATTTTGGAAGACCAATTATAGCTGGTACCTTGATTAGACCAGAGAACGTACTATATGAACTAGCTAAAGATAGAACATACGAGGAAGTCTCAAAGGTCTTTTATAACCAATTAAATTTGAAGCAGATACAAGAGTGTATAATGTACGCAATTGATATTATGAAGATTTTGAAATATGGAAAGATAAAGCCGAAAGTTCCAGCTAAGCTAAAGAAGAAATTGGGCCCTACAGAGTATAAATATGTAGATTATAAGGAAAGCAGATATGATCCAAAAATAAAAAACTATGATGTAAAAGTAATTGATGTATTAAACAAATTATATGAGGGTAAGGAGATATCACAAGTAGCGGAGGAGTTGGGAATACCAAAAGAAGCTGTAATTGAGTCAATACTTTACTCTGCATCAGTAGTGGACGATTTCCACTTGTCACTATCATCGTTTAATGATCCCGCATCAGTAATTGTTGATGCTTTTAATTGTATTAAAAAGAAGTAG
- a CDS encoding M20/M25/M40 family metallo-hydrolase — MDEELHTLIEFLKKPSVSATGEGIEETANYLKETIEKLLGVKANLERTKGHPVVYAEINVGAKKTLLVYNHYDVQPVDPLGEWKYPPFSATIENERIYARGASDNKGTLMARLFAIKHLLDKKELNVNVKLLYEGEEEIGSINLEDYIERNSNKLRADAVIMEGAGLDVKGRPQVVLGVKGLLYVELVLDYGVKDLHSSNAPLVRNPCIDLARIISTLVDPDGKVLIEGFYDDIRQLTDEERELLKKYDINVEELKKALGFNEFRYNDRDKMVEALLTYPTCNVDGFECGYTGKGSKTIVPHKAFAKLDFRLVPNQDPYKIFELLKRHLQRVNFKGDIITHGFEYPVRTSVNSPVVKAMIESAKIVYNTEPQVIPNSAGTQPMGLFVYKLGIKDAVSAIGAGGYYSNAHAPNENIKIADYYNAIKHTEEFLKIYSKMN; from the coding sequence ATGGATGAAGAGCTACATACTTTAATTGAATTTTTAAAGAAACCCTCAGTTTCGGCAACGGGAGAAGGAATAGAAGAGACTGCGAATTATCTGAAGGAAACTATTGAGAAACTTTTAGGAGTCAAGGCAAATTTAGAGAGGACAAAGGGGCATCCCGTAGTATATGCCGAAATAAATGTGGGGGCTAAGAAAACACTACTCGTATATAATCACTACGATGTACAACCAGTTGATCCATTAGGTGAATGGAAATACCCACCTTTCTCTGCGACGATCGAAAACGAGAGAATATACGCCAGAGGTGCATCAGACAATAAGGGAACTTTAATGGCTAGGTTATTTGCTATTAAACATTTACTGGATAAGAAAGAGTTGAACGTTAATGTGAAATTGTTATATGAAGGAGAAGAGGAGATTGGAAGTATAAATCTAGAAGACTACATAGAGAGAAATTCCAATAAATTGAGAGCTGATGCTGTGATAATGGAAGGTGCAGGTTTAGATGTTAAAGGAAGGCCACAGGTAGTGTTAGGAGTTAAAGGATTACTTTACGTGGAATTAGTACTAGATTATGGGGTTAAGGATTTACATTCTTCTAATGCACCATTGGTTAGAAATCCATGCATAGATTTAGCTAGAATTATTTCGACGTTAGTAGACCCGGATGGAAAAGTGCTAATCGAGGGATTTTATGACGATATAAGACAATTAACCGATGAAGAGAGAGAGCTATTAAAGAAGTATGACATTAATGTAGAAGAACTTAAAAAAGCACTAGGATTTAATGAATTTAGGTATAACGATAGGGATAAAATGGTAGAGGCCTTATTAACTTATCCTACTTGTAATGTTGACGGATTTGAGTGTGGGTATACGGGAAAGGGAAGTAAGACTATTGTACCACATAAGGCTTTCGCTAAACTAGATTTCAGATTAGTTCCTAATCAGGATCCATATAAAATATTCGAGTTATTAAAGAGACATCTCCAGAGAGTAAACTTCAAAGGCGATATCATAACCCACGGCTTTGAATATCCAGTTAGAACTTCAGTTAATTCCCCTGTTGTTAAAGCCATGATAGAGTCTGCCAAAATAGTATATAATACTGAACCGCAAGTAATACCAAATTCAGCAGGAACTCAGCCTATGGGCTTATTCGTTTATAAATTGGGGATAAAAGACGCAGTAAGCGCTATAGGTGCTGGAGGTTATTATTCAAATGCACATGCTCCCAATGAGAATATTAAAATTGCAGACTATTACAATGCAATAAAACATACTGAAGAGTTCCTAAAAATATATTCTAAAATGAACTGA
- a CDS encoding 4-hydroxyphenylacetate 3-hydroxylase family protein — translation MVLRTGEEYVNAIKHRNKVEIYVMGNEVNDVTEHPFLKPSILAFKATYDAAYEEDSKHLARAWSVFVNDEVNRFTHIHRSPEDLAYKIKLLRKLSHKTGACFQRCVGWDALNTLYVTTKLIAEKGKKDYYERFIEYLKYVQKNDIALAGAMTDVKGVRTLKPHEQPHAYLRVTEVTKDGIYVSGAKANITGIAAAEEVIVMPTRAMSEKDQEFAVAFSTPLDTEGIKVIVGRQINDGRRMENGEIDGLPYRSNHEGLIVFDNVFIPMERVFMLKDWQMSGILVEIFSAYHRQGYGGCKSGLGDVIIGAAYNLAKQIGVEKAPHIQNKLTEMVLLNENMYGTGMAASLDAIKLCEDGCWWVNPMFANITKQLVTRFPYEITKLSTDIAGGIIGTAPSEWDLKNPKLRQLIEKYLQGIMDYSTEERLRIVRLLENVSFSVAFLIESVHGAGSPEAQRIVINRIYDYDYAEKIAKYLANIEKSINFKENAEPWKKTDTEKIGKQEK, via the coding sequence ATGGTTTTAAGAACTGGTGAAGAGTACGTTAATGCAATTAAACATAGAAATAAGGTTGAAATTTACGTTATGGGAAATGAAGTTAATGACGTCACTGAACATCCCTTTTTGAAGCCATCAATATTGGCATTTAAGGCTACTTATGATGCTGCCTATGAGGAAGATAGTAAACATCTTGCAAGAGCCTGGAGCGTCTTCGTTAATGATGAAGTAAACAGATTTACCCATATTCACAGATCACCAGAAGACCTGGCATATAAGATTAAGCTTTTAAGAAAGTTAAGTCATAAAACTGGAGCTTGCTTCCAAAGATGTGTTGGCTGGGATGCTTTAAATACACTATATGTTACAACTAAACTAATTGCGGAGAAAGGGAAAAAGGACTATTATGAAAGATTTATAGAGTATTTGAAGTACGTTCAGAAGAACGATATAGCCTTAGCAGGTGCTATGACTGATGTTAAAGGTGTAAGGACACTAAAACCGCATGAGCAACCACATGCGTATTTGAGAGTAACCGAAGTCACTAAAGATGGTATTTACGTTTCAGGGGCTAAGGCTAATATAACGGGTATAGCTGCTGCTGAAGAAGTAATCGTAATGCCAACCAGAGCTATGAGCGAAAAAGATCAAGAGTTTGCAGTTGCATTTTCTACGCCATTAGACACTGAGGGTATAAAAGTAATAGTAGGGAGACAAATCAATGATGGAAGGAGGATGGAAAATGGAGAAATTGATGGTTTGCCTTATCGTAGTAATCATGAAGGTTTAATAGTATTTGACAACGTTTTCATCCCCATGGAAAGAGTGTTTATGTTGAAAGACTGGCAAATGAGTGGAATTTTAGTTGAGATATTTAGTGCATATCATAGGCAAGGGTATGGTGGTTGTAAATCTGGTCTAGGTGACGTCATAATTGGTGCAGCTTATAATTTAGCTAAGCAAATTGGAGTAGAAAAAGCACCTCATATCCAGAATAAACTTACTGAAATGGTTTTATTGAATGAAAATATGTATGGAACCGGAATGGCTGCAAGTCTAGATGCAATCAAATTATGCGAGGATGGATGTTGGTGGGTAAATCCCATGTTCGCCAATATCACGAAGCAGTTGGTTACTAGATTCCCATACGAGATAACTAAACTCTCTACAGATATTGCAGGCGGAATTATAGGTACAGCACCTAGTGAGTGGGATTTAAAGAATCCTAAACTTAGACAACTTATAGAGAAATATCTTCAAGGAATTATGGATTACTCAACGGAGGAGAGGTTAAGAATTGTAAGATTACTTGAAAACGTGAGCTTTAGCGTAGCATTTCTAATAGAATCAGTTCATGGCGCGGGTAGTCCAGAAGCACAAAGAATTGTTATAAATAGGATATATGATTACGATTATGCTGAAAAAATAGCTAAATATCTAGCTAATATCGAGAAAAGTATTAACTTTAAAGAGAATGCCGAGCCATGGAAAAAGACTGATACCGAAAAAATAGGTAAGCAAGAAAAGTGA
- a CDS encoding CBS domain-containing protein gives MKVIDVCNSIVITISPESTLKEAIEILSNNPTGRAIVLKEEKPIGMISTRDLVASFSEYGLNVYDLKVKDVMSQDLIIASPNDDVNNVVRRMLINNIGGVPIIDNNTIVGIFTEREVLKLITSLTFSGIVDSVMSTKLVTINEESNILDAAKLMARNNVRRLPILDNNDRLIGIITAADIVKFLSKKKEIGKVLDAGTRKPITVSRYESVLNAAKLMIEKRIGTLPVLDNQKLVGIVTERDLMYAYINIL, from the coding sequence ATGAAAGTAATTGATGTGTGCAACTCTATAGTAATTACTATCTCACCAGAATCAACGCTTAAAGAGGCAATTGAGATACTTTCGAATAATCCTACTGGTAGGGCGATTGTTTTGAAAGAAGAAAAGCCAATAGGTATGATTAGTACTAGAGATCTTGTAGCGTCTTTTAGTGAGTATGGACTTAACGTCTATGACTTAAAGGTTAAAGACGTTATGAGTCAAGATTTGATAATCGCGTCACCTAATGATGATGTAAACAACGTAGTGAGAAGAATGCTTATTAATAATATTGGAGGTGTTCCCATAATTGATAACAACACAATAGTGGGAATATTCACGGAAAGAGAGGTTCTAAAGTTAATCACCTCTTTAACATTTTCCGGAATAGTAGATTCCGTAATGTCTACAAAATTAGTTACCATTAATGAAGAGAGTAACATTTTAGACGCAGCCAAATTAATGGCTAGAAATAATGTAAGAAGATTGCCTATTCTTGATAATAATGATAGACTAATAGGAATAATTACAGCCGCAGATATAGTAAAGTTCTTGTCAAAGAAAAAAGAGATAGGAAAAGTTTTAGATGCAGGTACCAGAAAACCCATAACTGTATCAAGATATGAAAGTGTACTTAATGCAGCCAAACTAATGATAGAGAAGAGGATAGGTACGTTGCCAGTATTAGATAACCAAAAACTAGTAGGAATAGTTACTGAAAGGGACTTAATGTATGCCTATATAAACATATTGTAA
- the treH1 gene encoding alpha,alpha-trehalase TreH1, with translation MKPLGFISNQITGALIDSSSIVWFPLPKFDSKSIFTKLLDNDGGEFAILPETQQVTNVHQEYEHPLVLKTTLSTVEGKISITDLIPLGETVIIRNVDAEIPFKVIFKPMFNYGLYKPIVDGNRFINPKGRDCIGFLYEYDGDVKRVDDYVWIFSSGRGYLIANYASDTKHGVFSERGSKLAVNYERAFKNTIDYWKSIDIEDVKSFNKLYKTSLYTLLGSIYAPSGGIVAAPTTSLPEVEGGMRNWDYRFAWVRDSSIIAEALLEVGYIVEARRIINFLLSLINFSSKPFYYPLYTIEGTIPPPERELRWLSGYKGSKPVRVGNAASTQIQLDVEGFFISALYKYIEKTNDFVFLRDIFNKIKYIADWISQNWKIKDSGIWEDRGEPRHYTHSKIMMWIALDKIGKLAKMLKYEDFWEKEREKIRTWIYTNCVFDSYLVRYCGETKDVDASLLSAPLYGFIDVNDKIFLNTLDKIEEDLLIDVFVKRYKADFMGEAKHPFLLTSVWLARIYIMLGEIEKARKILEKIDKISGSLHLVGEHVDVGKEEFTGNFPQNFVHAQLIIAIKELEQNSARLSKT, from the coding sequence ATGAAACCATTGGGTTTTATATCAAATCAAATAACGGGAGCATTAATCGATTCCTCTTCAATAGTCTGGTTTCCATTGCCAAAATTTGATTCAAAATCGATATTTACAAAGTTATTGGATAATGATGGAGGTGAATTTGCCATTTTACCAGAGACCCAACAAGTTACTAATGTTCATCAAGAATATGAGCACCCTCTAGTATTAAAGACCACGCTGAGCACAGTAGAGGGTAAGATAAGTATAACAGATTTAATTCCATTGGGAGAAACTGTAATAATAAGGAATGTTGATGCGGAGATTCCATTTAAAGTAATCTTTAAGCCAATGTTTAACTATGGACTGTATAAGCCCATAGTAGATGGTAATCGGTTTATTAACCCAAAAGGTAGGGATTGTATAGGTTTTCTTTACGAATATGATGGAGATGTAAAAAGGGTAGATGATTATGTTTGGATATTCAGTAGTGGTAGAGGTTACTTAATAGCAAACTACGCATCAGATACAAAACATGGCGTCTTCAGCGAGAGGGGAAGTAAATTAGCTGTAAATTACGAGAGAGCATTCAAAAATACTATAGATTATTGGAAAAGTATAGATATTGAAGATGTCAAATCGTTTAACAAACTATATAAGACTTCTCTTTACACTCTCTTAGGCTCTATTTATGCTCCATCTGGCGGGATAGTAGCAGCACCAACTACCTCGCTTCCAGAAGTAGAAGGAGGTATGAGGAACTGGGATTATAGATTTGCATGGGTAAGGGATTCTTCCATAATAGCAGAGGCATTATTAGAAGTTGGATATATTGTGGAGGCTAGAAGGATAATAAACTTCTTACTTTCCTTAATAAACTTCTCATCTAAACCATTTTATTATCCCCTATATACGATAGAAGGAACTATACCACCTCCAGAGAGAGAGTTAAGGTGGTTATCTGGTTATAAGGGCTCTAAGCCAGTAAGAGTAGGAAACGCTGCATCAACTCAGATTCAGTTAGATGTAGAAGGCTTTTTCATATCTGCATTATATAAATATATCGAGAAAACTAATGATTTTGTATTTTTAAGAGATATATTTAATAAAATAAAGTATATAGCAGATTGGATATCACAAAACTGGAAAATTAAAGACTCTGGAATATGGGAAGATAGAGGAGAACCTCGACACTATACCCATTCTAAGATAATGATGTGGATAGCCTTAGATAAAATAGGAAAACTAGCTAAGATGCTCAAATATGAGGACTTTTGGGAAAAAGAGCGAGAAAAGATAAGAACGTGGATATATACGAATTGTGTATTTGATAGCTATCTTGTTAGATATTGTGGAGAAACAAAGGACGTGGACGCTTCTCTGCTATCGGCACCTCTATACGGTTTCATTGACGTTAATGATAAAATATTTTTAAATACTTTAGATAAAATAGAAGAGGATCTATTAATTGACGTATTTGTGAAAAGATATAAGGCTGACTTCATGGGTGAAGCAAAACATCCTTTTTTACTAACCTCAGTATGGCTAGCTAGAATTTACATAATGTTAGGAGAAATTGAAAAAGCGAGGAAGATACTAGAGAAAATAGATAAAATTTCTGGAAGTTTACATTTGGTAGGCGAACATGTAGATGTAGGTAAGGAGGAATTTACAGGGAACTTTCCTCAGAACTTCGTCCATGCACAGTTAATAATAGCTATCAAAGAACTAGAGCAAAACTCAGCTAGACTTTCAAAGACGTAA
- a CDS encoding Nre family DNA repair protein, producing MIRPELCIRCRGAKYLCGLSYCPIIVTTRIRKINTTEVLGSSPPTVFVGRYNYPKITIYPSSPPVIGDTSKFEDPKYWLTSDLNEFLSMRLSLVRGGIRYHRDAAKQPDRLLIDIQSITIASRPVDLDLVLKKPPSGGILDDSLPPLGPSAPLEKLEINTLPPPLKVTEKVYGDSDMKAKDGIMMLYKSGLDVEKIAKILSVGGLGIDRKLVPTRWSITAIDKIVSDSLIEKIKNYETIDKIEVYYRQFNKNLFVAFLLPKKWSFEWGEAWFPGSTWNKWGNYVNVEIDNEGYEGRTEYPEIGGCYYASRLGTAEFLEKRKRQATAILWREIYSGFNLPVGVWFVRENVREMFKQKPFLFDDITSALAFAESLLKVDIKKWLRHSMLSYNTIDKWLK from the coding sequence GTGATCCGACCAGAATTATGTATAAGATGTAGGGGAGCAAAATACTTATGCGGATTATCATATTGTCCCATAATAGTCACCACTAGAATAAGGAAAATTAACACTACTGAAGTTTTAGGTTCATCTCCTCCGACAGTTTTCGTAGGAAGGTATAATTATCCCAAAATCACCATTTATCCTTCTTCTCCACCTGTAATTGGTGATACTAGTAAATTTGAAGATCCAAAATATTGGCTTACCTCTGATTTAAACGAGTTCTTAAGCATGAGACTTTCTTTAGTCAGAGGAGGGATTCGGTATCATAGAGATGCTGCAAAACAGCCTGATAGATTGTTAATAGATATCCAAAGCATTACAATAGCTTCAAGACCAGTTGATTTAGATTTAGTCTTGAAAAAACCTCCTTCTGGAGGAATTCTTGACGATAGTTTACCTCCGTTAGGACCTTCTGCGCCATTAGAAAAATTAGAAATAAATACATTACCTCCACCGTTAAAGGTTACGGAAAAAGTTTATGGTGATAGTGATATGAAGGCAAAGGACGGGATTATGATGCTTTACAAAAGCGGATTAGATGTTGAGAAAATTGCAAAAATTCTAAGTGTGGGCGGATTGGGTATAGATAGGAAATTAGTTCCAACAAGATGGAGTATAACGGCAATAGATAAGATAGTTTCAGATAGTTTAATAGAAAAAATTAAAAACTATGAAACTATAGATAAAATTGAAGTATACTATAGACAATTCAATAAAAATCTCTTTGTTGCATTTTTATTACCCAAGAAATGGAGTTTCGAATGGGGAGAGGCGTGGTTCCCTGGAAGTACGTGGAATAAGTGGGGTAATTACGTTAATGTAGAGATCGATAATGAAGGATATGAGGGAAGAACAGAGTATCCGGAAATAGGTGGGTGTTACTACGCTTCAAGACTGGGCACGGCGGAATTTTTAGAAAAAAGAAAAAGGCAGGCAACAGCTATATTGTGGAGAGAAATATATAGCGGATTTAATTTACCAGTAGGTGTTTGGTTCGTAAGAGAGAATGTTAGGGAAATGTTTAAACAAAAACCATTTCTGTTTGACGATATAACTTCTGCACTTGCCTTCGCTGAAAGTTTGCTAAAGGTAGACATTAAAAAGTGGCTTCGTCACTCAATGCTTTCATATAATACAATAGACAAGTGGTTAAAATGA
- a CDS encoding SPL family radical SAM protein, with product MIIKYIKVKTALSKSGLKELDYSLNPYLGCAFSCPYCYAPMFTPNEEASENWGKVIVVKENLLDVLKKEVKTIRKGVVGVSTITDPYQPVEAIKKLTRESVNLLLENGFRVSIQTKSPLVIRDLDIFLKYKNKVDIGFTVTSLESQLEPNAPPPKARIMALRKLSENGLETWLFVGPIIKGINDHEVLKIIEEVSDIKTRIIFDSFHYYKGLKFKEGSKEWWNKIRDEILKLCKKYYLECHEEREDWVYEKRKYYKPLF from the coding sequence ATGATCATAAAATATATTAAAGTTAAAACTGCTCTAAGCAAGTCTGGTTTGAAGGAGTTGGATTATAGCTTAAACCCCTACTTAGGTTGTGCATTTTCTTGCCCTTATTGCTACGCACCAATGTTTACTCCCAATGAAGAGGCATCTGAAAATTGGGGAAAGGTTATAGTAGTTAAGGAAAATCTGCTAGATGTATTAAAGAAAGAGGTTAAAACAATTAGAAAGGGTGTAGTAGGCGTATCCACAATAACAGATCCTTACCAGCCCGTGGAAGCCATAAAGAAACTAACTAGAGAAAGCGTTAATTTACTCTTGGAGAACGGCTTTAGGGTTTCCATCCAAACCAAATCTCCTTTGGTAATAAGAGATTTAGACATATTCTTAAAATACAAAAATAAGGTGGATATAGGGTTTACAGTTACAAGTCTTGAAAGCCAATTGGAACCCAATGCTCCTCCTCCTAAAGCTAGAATTATGGCTTTAAGGAAGCTTAGTGAAAATGGTTTAGAGACGTGGTTGTTTGTGGGGCCTATAATTAAAGGTATAAATGACCATGAAGTATTAAAGATAATTGAAGAAGTTTCAGATATAAAAACTAGGATAATCTTTGATAGTTTTCACTATTATAAGGGCTTAAAGTTTAAAGAAGGCTCTAAAGAGTGGTGGAATAAAATAAGGGATGAGATACTTAAGCTTTGTAAAAAGTACTATTTAGAGTGTCATGAAGAGAGAGAAGATTGGGTTTATGAGAAAAGAAAATACTACAAACCTTTATTCTGA
- a CDS encoding MFS transporter codes for MIKYKDTRWMYLVIPYNASTGPLSTLITLQILSLGGNAINVAYAISLSNAVLIPASIIWGFMADRMDRKRQILISLAGTSIPLMVMPFMNSISLITLNYAFITFMSTASTTPFNLLIMESAEKKHWGSLFSKYSFFSSIGVLLGLIISTFLVLFLRIDHIEEILGFVVLATLIIGIRILPRPIITFERTAILHHKESFLVRMKHLPMMFLHLPNFHHFKMFSPKRLFKKPINYIPLLYLGIVLFYISSGIFNTVYPAGLYVKGLDKSEVLAVISVGMIFQILGFRLSSNLLERKDERNLAYLSLILRGSSYIILGIFAQLFLGIPILISGLIFYPLAAGIAYAIFYSSSTTLIFKIVGERRQGTGLGVYSTVVGISLFAGSLISGYITHYISYGIDFIIAGALLLISSWIFRYLEEG; via the coding sequence ATGATTAAGTATAAGGATACTAGATGGATGTACCTGGTAATACCCTACAATGCTTCAACAGGTCCGTTGTCAACCCTAATCACATTGCAAATACTCTCATTAGGTGGAAACGCAATTAACGTTGCATATGCAATTTCTTTAAGTAACGCAGTTCTGATACCAGCCTCAATAATATGGGGTTTTATGGCCGATAGAATGGATAGAAAGAGACAGATATTAATTAGCTTAGCAGGTACGTCAATACCGCTTATGGTTATGCCTTTCATGAATAGCATATCACTTATAACTTTAAATTACGCTTTCATCACGTTCATGAGTACGGCCTCAACAACGCCTTTTAACTTACTCATAATGGAATCAGCAGAGAAGAAACATTGGGGTTCTCTCTTCTCAAAATATTCCTTCTTCTCCTCAATAGGCGTTCTCTTAGGGTTAATTATTTCCACATTCCTAGTACTATTTCTAAGAATAGACCATATAGAAGAAATTCTAGGATTTGTAGTCTTGGCTACATTAATAATCGGTATTAGGATACTTCCAAGGCCCATTATAACGTTTGAGAGAACTGCAATATTGCATCATAAGGAGTCTTTCCTAGTAAGAATGAAACACTTACCAATGATGTTTCTACACTTGCCTAATTTTCATCATTTTAAAATGTTCTCACCTAAGAGATTATTCAAAAAACCAATAAATTATATTCCTTTATTATACTTGGGTATAGTATTATTTTATATTAGTAGTGGTATTTTCAATACCGTTTATCCTGCCGGTCTTTACGTGAAGGGACTAGACAAATCCGAAGTTTTAGCTGTGATAAGCGTAGGTATGATATTCCAAATTTTAGGTTTTAGATTGTCTTCAAACTTACTGGAAAGAAAGGATGAGAGAAACCTAGCCTATCTATCTCTAATTTTAAGGGGATCATCTTACATCATTTTGGGCATATTTGCACAATTATTTTTAGGTATTCCAATATTAATTTCTGGATTAATATTTTATCCACTAGCAGCTGGTATAGCTTACGCAATCTTCTACTCCTCATCTACAACACTAATATTTAAAATAGTAGGAGAAAGAAGACAGGGAACTGGGCTCGGAGTTTACAGTACAGTAGTAGGAATATCATTGTTCGCAGGATCTTTAATTTCTGGTTACATTACTCATTATATAAGTTACGGAATTGACTTCATCATCGCTGGAGCACTACTCTTAATATCATCCTGGATCTTCAGATATTTAGAAGAAGGTTAG